In Apium graveolens cultivar Ventura chromosome 10, ASM990537v1, whole genome shotgun sequence, the following are encoded in one genomic region:
- the LOC141692897 gene encoding E3 ubiquitin-protein ligase XBAT32-like, with product MKFLSLVSNSFGCSASGERLVSAVRDGDLQEAKALLEYNPRLARYSTFGVRNSPLHYFAAQGHHEIVSLLLESGVDINLRNYREQYSLCDHRELRSTYFRCTEPITLMEVLHCI from the exons ATGAAGTTTTTGAGTCTTGTTAGTAATTCCTTTGGTTGTTCTGCATCCGGGGAACGCTTGGTTTCTGCTGTGAGAGATGGAGATCTTCAGGAAGCTAAAGCTTTATTGGAATATAATCCCCGTCTTGCTAGGTATTCAACTTTTGGTGTCCGGAATTCCCCTCTTCATTATTTTGCAGCTCAGGGCCACCATGAG ATAGTTTCACTGCTGCTCGAGTCCGGAGTTGATATAAATCTCAGAAATTACCGCGAACAG TATTCTTTATGTGATCATCGAGAACTTAGAAGTACATATTTCAGATGCACAGAGCCGATTACCTTAATGGAGGTACTGCACTGCATTTGA